In Helicobacter anatolicus, a single genomic region encodes these proteins:
- a CDS encoding ATP phosphoribosyltransferase regulatory subunit translates to MILQHEIPQGGKLYFSKSAKLKRNIERSASEVFYNNGFEEILTPSFSFLQHQQLFSDREILRLSSENNQQISLRYDNTIDTIRIITKRLMRSTGAKKWFYIQPVFSYPSNEIHQIGAECLEKESFNLLLEISTQLFKIWGIQPHIQLSNTNIMQLCSQELNLNPTEILNTQVDHLLKNPLLAQLLKIQTPQDLQNFIQEKAPAFLKNELQKLLESAKSIKYDNIIISIIQDVPVNYYCDITFRAFLQNITLMLGGNYTIHNTPSCGFGIYTDNVLIILHNKENHG, encoded by the coding sequence ATGATCTTGCAACACGAAATTCCTCAAGGTGGAAAACTTTATTTCAGTAAAAGTGCAAAACTCAAACGCAATATCGAAAGAAGTGCGAGTGAAGTTTTTTACAACAATGGATTTGAAGAGATTCTCACCCCTTCTTTTTCTTTTTTGCAACATCAACAACTTTTTAGCGATCGTGAGATTTTACGCCTTAGCTCTGAAAATAATCAACAAATATCCCTACGCTATGATAACACTATTGATACCATTAGAATCATCACTAAGCGCCTCATGCGAAGTACAGGAGCTAAAAAGTGGTTTTATATCCAACCTGTTTTTAGCTATCCTAGCAATGAAATTCATCAAATTGGTGCAGAATGCCTAGAAAAAGAATCTTTCAATCTTCTTTTAGAAATAAGTACACAGCTTTTTAAAATTTGGGGAATTCAACCTCATATACAGCTTTCCAATACAAATATCATGCAACTTTGCTCACAAGAGCTCAATTTAAACCCCACAGAGATTTTAAATACCCAAGTTGATCATCTCTTAAAAAACCCACTTTTAGCTCAACTTTTAAAAATCCAAACCCCACAAGATTTACAAAATTTCATACAAGAAAAAGCCCCCGCATTCCTAAAAAATGAGTTACAAAAATTATTAGAGAGTGCAAAAAGTATTAAATATGATAATATTATCATTTCAATTATTCAAGATGTGCCTGTAAATTATTATTGTGATATCACCTTTAGAGCATTTTTACAAAATATTACATTGATGCTAGGGGGCAATTACACCATTCACAATACTCCATCATGTGGATTTGGAATTTATACAGACAATGTCTTGATAATTTTACATAATAAGGAAAATCATGGCTGA
- a CDS encoding ribose-phosphate pyrophosphokinase: protein MKGFKIFSGTAHVEFSKDLAKHLDGIVSKASISRFSDGEISVQISESVRGKDIFIIQPTCAPTNDNLMELLIMADAFRRSSANSINAVIPYFGYARQDRKAAPRVPITAKLVANLIQSAGINRIITMDLHAGQIQGFFDIPVDNLYGSIIFRDYVRSKNLKNPIIASPDIGGVSRARYFADQLHLDLVIVDKKREKANVSEVMNIIGDVTGKDVILVDDMIDTAGTMCKAADVLKAKGANSVMALGTHPVLSGPAIQRIQDSALDEVVVSNSIPLKTPCSKITVLSVAPLFAEVIRRIHYNESVNSLFI from the coding sequence ATGAAGGGTTTTAAAATTTTTAGTGGAACGGCACATGTTGAGTTTAGCAAAGATCTAGCAAAGCATCTTGATGGAATCGTCTCCAAAGCTAGCATTAGCCGATTTAGTGATGGGGAGATTAGCGTTCAAATTTCAGAATCTGTAAGAGGTAAAGATATTTTTATTATCCAACCTACCTGTGCCCCTACAAATGATAATCTCATGGAATTACTTATCATGGCTGATGCCTTTAGAAGAAGCTCAGCAAACTCCATTAATGCAGTTATCCCATATTTTGGCTATGCACGCCAAGATAGAAAAGCAGCACCAAGAGTACCCATTACCGCCAAACTTGTAGCAAATCTCATCCAAAGTGCAGGAATTAATCGTATTATCACAATGGATTTACATGCTGGACAAATCCAGGGATTTTTTGATATTCCTGTAGACAATCTTTATGGCTCCATTATTTTTAGGGATTATGTACGCTCCAAAAATCTCAAAAATCCTATCATTGCAAGCCCTGATATCGGTGGAGTTTCAAGAGCTAGATATTTTGCCGATCAATTACATCTTGATCTTGTTATTGTAGATAAAAAAAGAGAAAAAGCTAACGTTAGTGAAGTAATGAATATTATAGGAGATGTCACAGGAAAAGATGTAATTTTGGTTGATGATATGATTGATACTGCCGGAACGATGTGTAAAGCAGCAGATGTTTTAAAAGCAAAAGGAGCAAACTCCGTAATGGCTCTAGGAACACATCCTGTTTTAAGTGGTCCTGCCATCCAAAGAATCCAAGATAGTGCACTTGATGAAGTTGTAGTGAGTAACTCTATCCCTCTAAAAACACCATGTTCTAAAATCACAGTTTTAAGTGTGGCACCATTATTTGCAGAAGTTATCCGCAGAATCCATTATAACGAAAGCGTAAATTCCCTTTTTATCTAA